The Desulfohalovibrio reitneri genome contains a region encoding:
- a CDS encoding HAD family hydrolase — protein MPYTAVLFDFDGTLAETRVDFPLMARKVEALAGAYLDPVPPNGHGRPVLERLDELAGAVEAEHDAETAREFHTRGRFLIMDMELAGARAGRLFPFARGLLADLRGRGVLTGVVTRNCTPAVIELFPDVAREADVFLAREDVARPKPDPAHLRLALERLGVEPGRAVLVGDHALDAQSARAMGMDACGAASGRLSEADLAEAGARFTAADAAACIDLLRGQGLLP, from the coding sequence ATGCCCTACACCGCCGTGTTGTTCGATTTCGACGGCACCCTGGCCGAGACCAGGGTGGATTTTCCCCTCATGGCCCGCAAGGTGGAGGCCCTGGCAGGGGCCTACCTGGACCCGGTGCCGCCCAACGGCCACGGCCGTCCGGTGCTGGAGCGGCTGGACGAGCTGGCCGGAGCGGTTGAGGCAGAGCATGACGCCGAGACGGCCCGCGAGTTCCACACCCGGGGGCGGTTTTTGATCATGGACATGGAGCTGGCCGGGGCGCGGGCCGGGAGGCTGTTTCCCTTCGCGCGGGGTCTGCTGGCGGATTTGCGCGGGCGAGGCGTGTTGACCGGAGTCGTGACCCGCAACTGCACCCCGGCGGTGATCGAGCTGTTTCCCGACGTGGCCCGGGAGGCGGACGTGTTTCTGGCGCGGGAGGACGTGGCCCGGCCCAAGCCGGACCCGGCGCACCTGCGATTGGCGCTGGAACGGTTGGGGGTGGAGCCGGGACGCGCGGTGCTGGTGGGCGATCACGCCCTGGACGCCCAGTCCGCGAGGGCCATGGGCATGGACGCCTGCGGGGCGGCTTCGGGTCGCCTGAGCGAGGCGGACCTGGCCGAGGCGGGCGCGCGCTTCACCGCCGCCGACGCGGCCGCCTGCATCGATCTGCTACGCGGCCAGGGGCTTCTGCCGTAG
- a CDS encoding insulinase family protein: protein MAINGFSLLREEEISEYQTVARLYRHDKTGARVLSLANDDENKVFGAAFRTPPRDSTGVAHILEHSVLNGSRKYPVKEPFVELLKGSLKTFLNAFTFPDKTCYPVSSCNLQDFRNLVDVYLDAAFHPLITRHIFMQEGWHHELDDPDGPLKRRGVVYNEMKGAYSSPDSLLHEYSQQAVFPDQTYGLDSGGNPKTIPELTFEQFREFHETFYHPANCWFLFHGDGPEEDERLSILAEYLDGFGPLEPESEVALQQRWSEPRRERKTYACSEDGEDERGYATLGWLLCETAEVEENLALRVLEEVLVGMPSSPLRQALIDSGLGEDLAGIGLEEELRQMYFSIGLKGIKADGLEDTAGRMQGLVTDTLRDLADNGVPEDVREAALNTIEFDLRETNTGSFPRGLALWLRSLTTWLYDGDPLAMLAFEEPLGRLKQRLADGEPVFENLIRRWFLENPHACLLTLAPDPELGSRREREEKEELARELEGMDQAERERIMAETRELREKQEKPDDPADLARIPALGREDMPPENREIPFAESEERGALVMRHEQPAAGIVYFDAGFDLSGMDEKHLPWLPLFGRALVEMGTKKRSFTELTRAIAAKTGGIDPAMMHSTDLEGTPVSWFFLRGKATSEKAQDMAELMTEVLTSADFSDAERFTRMALEEKARLEQRVTPAGHLFVQNRLRGSLTRAGRLAERTSGAEYLFFLRELCSRLPDEWPEIRRSLEAVRDHLLTRSARAANVTATAEDLAAFDPHLDGVLAGLPGFGPAEAVERPPMHGQDEALLIPAAVNYVGKAVNYAELGIDPGPAAMAVSRWLRMGYLWDRIRVQGGAYGAFCALDDVEGTLGMVSYRDPNSANTLAVYDGAADLLASLELDKAELDKAVVGAIGEIDAHHLPDAKGFISLTRRLTGRTPQWRQEKREAVLRLGNEDFRRFGEAARALAEHGRVVVMGPEQAAGEIEETGRKLERLRIL from the coding sequence ATGGCGATCAATGGATTCAGCCTCCTCCGCGAGGAGGAGATTTCCGAATATCAGACTGTCGCACGACTCTACCGGCATGACAAGACCGGGGCGCGCGTGCTCTCCCTGGCCAACGATGACGAGAACAAGGTTTTCGGCGCGGCCTTCCGCACCCCCCCGCGCGACTCCACCGGCGTGGCCCACATCCTGGAGCACTCCGTGCTCAACGGCTCCCGCAAGTATCCGGTCAAGGAACCGTTCGTGGAGCTGCTCAAGGGCTCGCTGAAGACCTTCCTCAACGCCTTCACCTTCCCGGACAAGACCTGCTACCCGGTTTCCAGTTGCAACCTCCAGGACTTCCGCAACCTGGTGGACGTCTATCTGGACGCCGCCTTCCATCCCCTCATCACCCGCCACATCTTCATGCAGGAGGGCTGGCATCACGAGCTGGACGACCCGGACGGCCCGCTGAAGCGGCGCGGGGTGGTCTACAACGAGATGAAGGGTGCCTATTCCTCGCCCGACTCCCTGCTGCACGAATACTCCCAGCAGGCGGTCTTTCCGGACCAGACCTACGGGCTTGATTCCGGCGGCAATCCCAAGACCATCCCGGAGCTGACTTTCGAACAGTTCCGCGAGTTCCACGAGACCTTCTACCACCCGGCCAACTGCTGGTTCCTTTTCCACGGCGACGGCCCGGAGGAGGACGAGCGGCTGTCCATCCTGGCGGAATACCTTGACGGCTTCGGCCCGCTGGAGCCGGAGTCGGAGGTGGCCCTGCAGCAGCGGTGGAGCGAGCCGCGCAGGGAGCGCAAGACCTACGCCTGCTCCGAGGACGGCGAGGACGAGCGCGGCTACGCCACCCTGGGCTGGCTGCTCTGCGAGACCGCCGAGGTAGAGGAGAACCTTGCCCTGCGCGTGCTGGAGGAGGTGCTGGTGGGCATGCCTTCCTCGCCCCTGCGCCAGGCCCTCATCGACTCCGGCCTGGGCGAGGACCTGGCGGGCATCGGACTGGAGGAGGAGCTGCGCCAGATGTACTTCTCCATCGGGCTGAAGGGCATCAAGGCGGACGGCCTGGAGGACACGGCTGGCCGCATGCAAGGCCTCGTCACGGACACCCTGCGCGACCTGGCGGACAACGGCGTGCCCGAGGATGTGCGCGAGGCCGCTCTGAATACCATTGAGTTCGACCTGCGGGAGACCAACACCGGCTCCTTCCCTCGCGGGCTTGCCCTTTGGCTGCGCTCCCTGACCACCTGGCTGTACGACGGGGACCCCCTGGCCATGCTGGCCTTCGAGGAGCCGCTTGGCCGCCTCAAGCAACGGCTGGCCGACGGCGAGCCGGTGTTCGAGAACCTCATCCGGCGCTGGTTCCTGGAAAACCCTCACGCCTGCCTGCTGACCCTCGCCCCGGACCCGGAGCTGGGCTCCAGGCGCGAGCGCGAGGAGAAGGAGGAGCTGGCCCGCGAACTGGAGGGCATGGACCAGGCCGAGCGGGAGCGCATCATGGCCGAAACCCGCGAGCTGCGGGAGAAGCAGGAGAAGCCGGACGACCCGGCGGACTTGGCCCGCATCCCCGCCCTGGGCCGGGAGGACATGCCGCCGGAGAACCGCGAGATCCCCTTTGCCGAGAGCGAAGAGCGCGGCGCGCTGGTCATGCGCCACGAGCAGCCCGCCGCGGGCATCGTCTACTTCGACGCCGGCTTCGACCTGAGCGGCATGGACGAGAAGCACCTGCCCTGGCTGCCGCTGTTCGGCCGCGCCCTGGTGGAGATGGGCACCAAGAAGCGCTCCTTCACCGAGCTGACCCGGGCCATCGCCGCCAAGACCGGCGGCATCGACCCGGCCATGATGCACTCCACCGATCTGGAAGGAACGCCGGTCTCCTGGTTCTTCCTGCGCGGCAAGGCCACCTCGGAAAAGGCCCAGGACATGGCCGAGCTCATGACCGAGGTGCTCACCAGCGCCGACTTCTCCGACGCCGAGCGGTTCACCCGCATGGCCCTGGAGGAGAAGGCCAGGCTGGAGCAGCGCGTCACCCCGGCCGGGCACCTCTTCGTGCAGAACCGGCTGCGCGGCTCGCTGACGCGGGCCGGACGGCTGGCCGAGCGCACCAGCGGGGCGGAGTACCTCTTCTTCCTGCGCGAGCTGTGCTCCCGCCTGCCGGATGAATGGCCGGAGATCCGCCGCTCCCTGGAGGCGGTGCGCGACCACCTGCTGACCCGCTCCGCCCGCGCGGCCAACGTCACGGCCACGGCCGAGGATCTGGCGGCCTTCGATCCGCACCTGGACGGCGTGCTGGCCGGGCTGCCGGGATTCGGCCCCGCCGAAGCGGTGGAGCGGCCGCCCATGCACGGCCAGGACGAGGCCCTGCTCATCCCGGCCGCGGTCAACTACGTGGGCAAGGCGGTCAATTACGCCGAACTGGGCATCGACCCCGGCCCGGCGGCCATGGCCGTCTCCCGCTGGCTGCGCATGGGCTATTTGTGGGACCGCATCCGCGTGCAGGGCGGGGCCTACGGCGCCTTTTGCGCCCTGGACGACGTGGAGGGCACCCTGGGCATGGTCTCCTACCGCGACCCCAACTCCGCCAATACCCTGGCGGTGTACGACGGCGCGGCCGACCTGCTGGCCTCCCTGGAGCTGGACAAGGCCGAGCTGGACAAGGCGGTGGTCGGGGCCATCGGCGAGATCGACGCCCACCACCTGCCCGACGCCAAGGGCTTCATCTCCCTCACCCGCAGGCTGACCGGCCGCACCCCCCAGTGGCGGCAGGAGAAGCGCGAGGCCGTGCTGCGGCTGGGCAACGAGGACTTCCGCCGCTTCGGCGAGGCCGCGCGCGCCCTGGCCGAGCACGGACGGGTGGTGGTCATGGGCCCGGAGCAAGCCGCCGGAGAGATCGAGGAGACCGGCCGCAAGCTGGAACGGCTCCGCATCCTGTAA
- a CDS encoding P-II family nitrogen regulator: MLNMIRAIVRPEKADDVLAALMDAGYPAVTKFSVAGRGKQRGIKIGEVTYDEIPKVMLMIVGQEKDRDFVIKTIMETARSGDKGAFGDGKIFVAPVEEMYTISSGVREGAEPAEVA; the protein is encoded by the coding sequence ATGCTGAACATGATCCGGGCCATCGTGCGCCCAGAAAAAGCGGACGACGTGCTGGCCGCCCTTATGGACGCGGGCTATCCCGCCGTGACCAAGTTCTCCGTGGCCGGGCGCGGCAAGCAGCGCGGCATCAAGATCGGCGAAGTCACCTACGACGAGATCCCAAAGGTCATGCTCATGATCGTGGGCCAGGAGAAGGACCGCGACTTCGTCATCAAGACCATCATGGAAACGGCCCGCTCCGGCGACAAGGGCGCCTTCGGCGACGGCAAGATCTTCGTGGCCCCGGTGGAGGAGATGTACACCATTTCCTCCGGCGTGCGGGAAGGCGCGGAGCCGGCGGAGGTGGCCTGA
- a CDS encoding LeuA family protein produces MLIDTTLREGEQRYGVYFDAEAKLALLDSLLAAGVEEIECGVAGRCPDTPGLVARGRERAGQGQAISVWCRAAEADLELAASLRPDRVCLGLPVADAHLEKRLRISRAGLVHRLERLLIQAEELGVAYLSVGLEDASRADPEFALAVARAARDGGARRVRLSDTVGALSPLETARLVERFRSELPGLDLAVHCHDDLGLATANALTALDSGADAADCACLGLGERAGIAATERLAMRLNLDGRGDYALEAITKACRVAARSAGMEVPGHAPVVGERLFWVESGLHADTAAKAPGLHEPWAPALTGHARRAAVGKKSGRAAVRRKLEELGMAPEAEDLERLTSELRDESLRMGRVLDDGEVARLAARAC; encoded by the coding sequence ATGCTCATCGACACCACCCTGCGCGAGGGGGAACAGCGATACGGGGTCTACTTTGACGCGGAGGCCAAGCTGGCGCTTCTGGACAGCCTGCTGGCCGCTGGCGTGGAGGAAATCGAATGCGGTGTGGCCGGACGCTGCCCGGACACCCCCGGCCTGGTGGCCAGAGGCAGGGAGCGCGCCGGACAGGGGCAGGCCATATCCGTATGGTGCCGGGCGGCCGAGGCGGACCTGGAGCTGGCCGCCTCCCTGCGGCCGGACCGCGTCTGCCTGGGCCTGCCCGTGGCAGACGCCCACCTGGAAAAGCGCTTGCGCATCTCCCGCGCTGGACTCGTGCACCGACTGGAAAGGCTGCTCATCCAGGCGGAGGAGTTGGGCGTGGCCTATCTGTCCGTGGGTCTGGAGGACGCCAGCCGGGCCGATCCGGAATTCGCCCTGGCCGTGGCGCGCGCGGCCCGCGACGGCGGCGCGCGGCGGGTGCGGCTCTCGGACACGGTGGGCGCGCTCTCCCCCCTGGAGACGGCGAGGCTGGTTGAGCGGTTCCGGAGCGAACTGCCCGGCCTGGACCTGGCCGTGCATTGCCACGACGATCTGGGCCTGGCCACGGCCAACGCCCTGACCGCCCTGGACAGCGGGGCGGACGCGGCCGACTGCGCCTGCCTGGGCCTGGGCGAACGGGCGGGAATCGCGGCCACGGAGCGGCTTGCCATGCGGCTGAACCTGGACGGACGCGGGGACTACGCCCTGGAGGCCATCACGAAGGCCTGCCGGGTGGCGGCCCGGTCCGCGGGAATGGAGGTGCCGGGCCACGCCCCGGTGGTGGGCGAGCGGCTTTTCTGGGTGGAGTCCGGGCTGCACGCGGACACAGCCGCAAAGGCCCCCGGCCTGCACGAACCGTGGGCTCCGGCCCTGACCGGCCACGCCCGCCGCGCCGCCGTGGGCAAAAAGAGCGGGAGGGCCGCGGTGCGCCGCAAGCTGGAGGAATTGGGCATGGCTCCGGAGGCGGAAGATCTGGAGCGGTTGACCTCGGAATTGCGGGACGAATCCTTGCGGATGGGCCGCGTTCTGGACGACGGAGAGGTGGCCCGGTTGGCCGCGAGAGCTTGCTGA
- a CDS encoding NAD(P)/FAD-dependent oxidoreductase, translating to MRDLIIAGAGPAGSAAALEAAKHGLDVLLLDKDPFPRHKPCGGALSSQTLRQLDRNLPPGLAKRFFTGGRLRFADNGRLDRSIGQQAGALVLRSEFDAWMAQCAAEAGAEFRHGERVLSLEEDLRGVTVRTAKTTERARIALVAEGATGRLKQFVRPPDPPDDLVFCACADVPADQGAARAGEPLLLHFGVAPILYGWAFPREADASVGLGELGRNRKRLKNDFNRFLRLNNIPQPETVQGHVIPMGGTPRKIGKGRVLLAGDAGGFADALLGEGICHAVRTGQAAAHACAEHLPRGEDLNVAATHTNLCEPVRIELQHALNLVNALRYAPTPLFRTMLTHPPTLDEYIRILAGHRTYKQFNTKLKHDLPQHILRAVLGK from the coding sequence ATGCGCGACCTCATCATCGCCGGAGCCGGGCCAGCCGGATCCGCCGCCGCCCTGGAAGCCGCCAAGCACGGCCTGGACGTGCTGCTCCTGGACAAGGATCCATTCCCCCGCCACAAACCCTGCGGCGGCGCACTCTCCTCCCAGACCCTGCGCCAGCTCGACCGGAACCTGCCCCCCGGACTGGCCAAACGATTCTTCACCGGCGGACGCCTGCGCTTCGCTGACAACGGCCGGCTCGACCGCTCCATCGGCCAACAGGCCGGCGCCCTGGTCCTGCGCAGCGAGTTCGACGCCTGGATGGCCCAATGCGCCGCCGAGGCCGGAGCCGAGTTCCGCCACGGAGAACGCGTCCTCTCCCTGGAGGAGGACCTGCGCGGCGTCACCGTGCGCACCGCCAAGACCACCGAACGCGCCCGCATCGCCCTGGTGGCCGAAGGCGCCACCGGACGCCTCAAGCAGTTCGTCCGCCCGCCCGATCCGCCGGACGACCTCGTTTTCTGCGCCTGCGCCGACGTACCCGCCGACCAGGGCGCGGCCCGCGCGGGTGAACCCCTGCTGCTGCACTTCGGGGTGGCCCCCATCCTCTACGGCTGGGCCTTTCCACGCGAAGCCGACGCCTCCGTGGGCCTGGGCGAACTGGGCCGCAACCGCAAACGCCTCAAAAACGACTTCAACCGCTTCCTGCGCCTCAACAACATCCCCCAGCCGGAAACCGTGCAGGGGCACGTCATCCCCATGGGCGGCACTCCCCGGAAAATCGGCAAAGGCCGCGTCCTGCTGGCCGGAGACGCCGGAGGCTTCGCCGACGCCCTCCTCGGCGAGGGCATCTGCCACGCCGTGCGCACCGGCCAGGCCGCGGCCCACGCCTGCGCCGAGCACCTCCCCCGGGGGGAGGACCTCAACGTGGCCGCCACCCACACCAATCTCTGCGAACCCGTCCGCATCGAACTCCAACACGCCCTCAACCTGGTCAACGCCCTGCGCTACGCGCCCACCCCCCTCTTCCGCACCATGCTCACCCACCCGCCCACACTGGACGAATACATCCGCATCCTGGCCGGACACCGCACCTACAAGCAGTTCAACACCAAGCTCAAACACGACCTGCCGCAACACATCCTGCGCGCCGTACTCGGGAAATAG
- a CDS encoding P-II family nitrogen regulator yields MKEIIAVIRMDRMNRTKKALTEAGVDAFFAQECQGRGKGLVNSQLLEGAESGIEEAAEMLGEKGRLYPKRMVTVVVADDEVGDVVETIIETNRTGRPGDGKVFVMDIPDAARVRTGETGTKSIQ; encoded by the coding sequence ATGAAGGAAATCATCGCCGTCATCCGCATGGACAGGATGAACCGCACCAAGAAGGCCCTGACCGAAGCGGGCGTGGACGCCTTCTTCGCCCAGGAGTGCCAGGGCCGGGGCAAGGGCCTGGTCAACAGCCAGCTGCTGGAGGGTGCCGAGTCCGGCATCGAGGAGGCCGCCGAGATGCTTGGCGAGAAGGGCCGCCTCTACCCCAAGCGCATGGTCACCGTGGTGGTGGCCGACGACGAGGTCGGCGACGTGGTGGAGACCATCATCGAGACCAACAGGACCGGACGGCCCGGTGACGGCAAGGTCTTCGTCATGGACATCCCCGACGCCGCGCGCGTGCGCACCGGCGAGACCGGGACCAAATCCATCCAGTAA
- the nifH gene encoding nitrogenase iron protein, with product MRKVAIYGKGGIGKSTTTQNTVAGLAEMKKNVMVVGCDPKADSTRLLLGGMSQNTVLDTLREEGEDVELEDVCIPGYGNATCVESGGPEPGVGCAGRGIITSINLLEQLGAYKDDKELDYVFYDVLGDVVCGGFAMPIREGKAQEIYIVVSGEMMAMYAANNICKGIVKYADAGGVRLGGLICNSRNVDNEEPMIAELARRLGTRMIHFVPRDNQVQRAEINRKTVIDFSPDHPQAEEYRTLARKIDENDNFIVPTPLPIEELEQLLIEYGIAN from the coding sequence ATGCGAAAGGTAGCGATTTACGGAAAGGGCGGCATCGGCAAGTCCACAACCACGCAGAACACCGTGGCCGGCCTGGCCGAGATGAAGAAGAACGTCATGGTCGTGGGCTGCGATCCCAAGGCCGACTCCACCCGGCTGTTGCTGGGCGGGATGAGCCAGAACACCGTGCTCGACACCCTGCGCGAGGAGGGCGAGGACGTGGAGCTGGAGGACGTGTGCATCCCGGGCTACGGCAACGCCACCTGCGTGGAGTCCGGCGGCCCCGAGCCGGGCGTGGGCTGCGCCGGGCGCGGCATAATCACCTCCATCAACCTGCTCGAGCAGCTGGGCGCCTACAAGGACGACAAGGAGCTGGACTACGTTTTCTACGACGTCCTCGGCGACGTTGTCTGCGGCGGATTCGCCATGCCCATCCGCGAGGGCAAGGCCCAGGAGATCTACATCGTGGTTTCCGGCGAGATGATGGCCATGTACGCGGCCAACAACATCTGCAAGGGCATCGTCAAATACGCCGACGCGGGCGGCGTGCGGCTGGGCGGCCTCATCTGCAACTCCCGCAATGTGGACAACGAGGAGCCCATGATCGCCGAGCTGGCCCGCCGCCTGGGCACCAGGATGATCCACTTCGTGCCGCGCGACAACCAGGTGCAGCGCGCCGAGATCAACCGCAAGACGGTCATCGATTTCTCCCCCGATCATCCCCAGGCCGAAGAATACCGGACCCTGGCCCGCAAGATCGATGAGAACGACAACTTCATCGTGCCCACGCCGCTGCCCATCGAGGAACTGGAGCAGCTTCTCATCGAATACGGCATCGCCAACTAA
- a CDS encoding SDR family NAD(P)-dependent oxidoreductase — translation MPYVKQKTFVVTGASSGIGRALAIRLAESGASVVLNARRQGLLEETEDACVEHGVRANSVPGDIADPDVARRLVDRALDCGDFSGFFHVAGVFSPGPYLWELDEAGFDAIMDSSVKGAWSMTRAAVPQLIKRRGGLACFFGSGAAEIVQPGIGAYCAAKAAEEHLCRQLAAEAPRVAAFVYRPHVVETRMQEQAREAQGGAAEELHKLFRSWKEEGRLITPEQAAQGVLDLIGEDPGKLTGKTFRWGEGQVGGEE, via the coding sequence ATGCCCTATGTAAAACAGAAGACCTTCGTTGTCACCGGAGCCTCGTCCGGAATCGGACGCGCCCTGGCCATCCGGTTGGCCGAGAGTGGGGCCTCGGTGGTGCTCAACGCGCGCCGCCAAGGCCTCCTGGAGGAGACCGAGGACGCCTGCGTGGAACACGGCGTGCGAGCCAACAGCGTGCCCGGCGACATCGCCGACCCGGACGTGGCCCGGCGGCTGGTGGACCGCGCCCTGGACTGCGGCGATTTCTCCGGCTTCTTCCACGTGGCCGGGGTCTTCTCCCCCGGCCCCTACCTGTGGGAGCTGGACGAGGCGGGCTTCGACGCCATCATGGACTCCAGCGTCAAGGGGGCCTGGTCCATGACCCGGGCCGCCGTGCCGCAATTGATTAAGCGGCGGGGCGGGCTGGCCTGCTTCTTCGGCTCCGGCGCGGCGGAGATCGTACAGCCGGGCATCGGCGCCTACTGCGCGGCCAAGGCCGCGGAGGAGCATCTCTGCCGCCAGCTGGCGGCGGAGGCCCCGCGCGTGGCCGCCTTCGTCTACCGCCCGCACGTGGTGGAGACCCGCATGCAGGAGCAGGCTCGCGAGGCCCAGGGCGGCGCGGCCGAGGAGCTGCATAAGCTGTTCAGGAGCTGGAAGGAGGAGGGCCGCCTGATTACCCCGGAACAGGCCGCCCAGGGCGTGCTGGACCTCATCGGCGAGGACCCGGGGAAACTGACCGGAAAGACCTTCCGCTGGGGCGAAGGACAGGTGGGCGGAGAGGAATAG
- a CDS encoding lipid A deacylase LpxR family protein, with protein sequence MRVLLARLPLLACLAVLLLSQPARAAETDSMLLVYWENDIFAGTDQYYTNAVRMTWLSGDLASYADDERLPQSVREWLASLPWLNREGFGYNVGLSIGQNMYTPTDITTPDLIEDERPYAGWLYGAVSLNRKSTRWLHAVEASAGMVGPASLAEPTQKFVHKVVDSPDPKGWDNQLDNELGLILTYLAVNRLWSVGGDGLGAAFMPHFGATAGNVMTYANAGAEARFGWNLPADFGSSRIRPGAGVTADVAPGESRPFFSLYLFATADGRAVARNIFLDGNTFESSHSVPKKNFVADLSAGVGLRLGDLFASFQAVHRTPEFFGQDEGQSFGSVNVGWTF encoded by the coding sequence ATGCGCGTCCTTCTCGCCCGACTCCCGCTCCTTGCCTGCCTGGCCGTCCTGCTTCTGTCCCAGCCAGCGCGCGCCGCCGAGACCGATTCCATGCTGCTGGTCTACTGGGAGAACGACATCTTCGCGGGCACGGACCAGTACTACACCAACGCCGTCCGCATGACCTGGCTGTCCGGCGACCTGGCCAGCTACGCCGATGACGAGCGGCTGCCGCAGTCCGTGCGGGAGTGGCTGGCGAGTCTGCCCTGGCTCAACCGGGAGGGGTTCGGCTACAACGTCGGCCTGTCCATCGGGCAGAACATGTACACCCCCACGGACATCACCACTCCGGACCTCATCGAGGACGAACGGCCCTATGCGGGTTGGCTGTACGGCGCGGTCTCCCTCAACCGCAAGAGCACGCGGTGGCTGCACGCGGTGGAGGCCTCGGCGGGCATGGTGGGACCGGCCTCCCTGGCCGAGCCCACCCAGAAGTTCGTGCACAAAGTGGTGGACTCCCCGGACCCCAAGGGCTGGGACAACCAGCTGGACAACGAGTTGGGGCTGATACTGACCTACCTGGCGGTCAACCGGCTGTGGAGCGTGGGCGGCGACGGCCTGGGCGCGGCCTTCATGCCCCATTTCGGGGCCACGGCGGGCAACGTCATGACCTACGCCAACGCCGGGGCAGAAGCGCGCTTCGGCTGGAACCTGCCCGCGGACTTCGGCTCCTCCCGCATCCGCCCCGGGGCCGGGGTGACGGCGGACGTCGCGCCCGGGGAGTCGCGCCCCTTCTTCAGCCTCTACCTCTTCGCCACGGCGGACGGGCGGGCGGTGGCCCGCAACATTTTCCTGGACGGCAACACCTTCGAGTCCAGCCACTCCGTGCCCAAAAAGAATTTCGTGGCCGACCTCAGCGCGGGCGTGGGCCTGCGATTGGGCGACCTCTTCGCCTCCTTCCAAGCCGTCCACCGCACCCCGGAGTTCTTCGGCCAGGACGAAGGGCAGAGTTTCGGCTCGGTGAACGTCGGCTGGACGTTCTAA